In one window of Chryseobacterium phocaeense DNA:
- the glgB gene encoding 1,4-alpha-glucan branching protein GlgB has protein sequence MNSVKTYTLFTDHDVYLFKEGRHYKLYGKFGAHSVEKDGLKGVYFSVWAPNAKKVSVIGNFNNWNHKDHILFPRWDGSGIWEGFIAGLTWGTLYKYAVETARGEILEKSDPYALSWEQNLQAASLVSTTWYEWGDEEWMEKRWKINSLDAPLSVYELHLGSWVREGSAPDRYLNYRDIAGKLVPYVKEMGFTHVEFMPVMEYPYDPSWGYQITGFYAATSRFGSPQDLMYLIDQLHKNDIGVILDWVPSHFPGDANGLHRFDGSYLYEHEDPRKGFHPDWKSYIFNYGRNEVKSFLISNAMFWLTRYHADGLRVDAVTSMLHLDYSRNEGEWEPNIEGGNVNLEAKAFLQEFNTAVYKEFGDSIITIAEESSDFPLLTKPVHDGGVGFGMKWMMGWMHDTLDYFKEYPENRKYHHHKITFASVYMYNENYMMPLSHDEVVHGKASLIYKMPGDEWQKFANLRALYVYMYTHPGAKLLFMGDEFAQTGEWNFTRSLDWHLLQYPVHKGMQNLVKDLNHLYRDESALYENQFDKNGFEWVEADDLENSVYVYLRKGKRRDDVLMVVLNLKPEVLDYTIGVNAGTHWEVVFNSDDEQYSGSGIQAEILNERYEDWMRHPKAVTLKLPPLAGIILRQKKDKKYKLHRIKHKK, from the coding sequence ATGAATTCTGTAAAAACCTATACGCTGTTCACAGACCACGATGTCTACCTTTTTAAGGAAGGAAGGCATTATAAGCTGTATGGGAAATTCGGAGCGCATTCTGTAGAAAAAGATGGGCTGAAAGGCGTCTATTTTTCGGTATGGGCTCCCAACGCAAAAAAAGTTTCTGTCATCGGAAATTTCAATAACTGGAATCACAAGGATCATATTCTGTTCCCGAGATGGGACGGATCAGGAATTTGGGAAGGCTTTATTGCCGGGCTCACCTGGGGTACTTTGTATAAATATGCGGTAGAAACTGCCAGAGGTGAAATTCTTGAAAAAAGTGATCCCTATGCTTTAAGTTGGGAGCAGAATTTGCAGGCTGCATCATTGGTTTCCACCACCTGGTATGAGTGGGGTGATGAAGAATGGATGGAAAAACGCTGGAAAATAAACAGTCTGGATGCCCCATTATCTGTTTATGAGCTTCATTTGGGTTCATGGGTCAGGGAAGGCAGTGCACCGGACAGATATTTAAACTACCGTGATATTGCAGGAAAACTGGTTCCTTATGTAAAAGAAATGGGTTTTACCCACGTAGAGTTCATGCCGGTAATGGAATATCCGTATGATCCGAGCTGGGGCTATCAGATTACGGGATTTTATGCTGCAACTTCAAGATTCGGATCACCGCAGGATCTGATGTATCTGATTGATCAGCTGCATAAAAATGACATTGGCGTGATTCTGGATTGGGTACCTTCACATTTTCCGGGGGATGCCAACGGGCTGCACCGTTTTGACGGTTCTTATCTTTATGAACACGAAGATCCCAGAAAAGGCTTTCACCCGGACTGGAAATCCTATATTTTCAATTATGGAAGAAACGAAGTCAAATCTTTCCTGATTTCCAATGCCATGTTCTGGCTCACACGCTATCACGCAGACGGGCTTCGTGTGGATGCGGTTACTTCCATGCTTCATCTTGATTATTCCAGGAATGAAGGGGAGTGGGAACCCAATATTGAAGGCGGAAATGTAAACCTGGAGGCTAAAGCTTTCCTTCAGGAATTCAATACGGCGGTGTATAAAGAATTCGGAGACAGCATCATCACCATAGCGGAAGAAAGTTCTGATTTTCCATTGCTTACAAAACCCGTTCATGACGGAGGGGTAGGCTTCGGAATGAAGTGGATGATGGGCTGGATGCATGATACTTTGGACTATTTCAAGGAATATCCGGAAAACCGGAAATACCATCACCATAAAATCACTTTTGCATCCGTGTATATGTATAATGAGAATTATATGATGCCTTTGTCTCATGATGAAGTGGTTCACGGAAAAGCAAGCCTGATCTATAAAATGCCGGGTGACGAATGGCAGAAATTTGCCAATCTCCGCGCCCTGTATGTCTATATGTATACCCATCCGGGAGCCAAGCTGCTCTTTATGGGAGATGAATTTGCACAGACCGGAGAATGGAATTTCACCAGAAGCCTCGATTGGCATTTGCTGCAGTATCCGGTACACAAAGGAATGCAGAATTTGGTCAAAGACCTGAACCATTTGTACAGGGATGAATCTGCCTTATATGAAAATCAGTTTGATAAAAACGGTTTTGAGTGGGTCGAAGCAGACGACCTGGAAAATTCTGTGTATGTTTATCTCAGAAAGGGCAAGAGAAGGGATGATGTGTTGATGGTGGTTTTAAATTTAAAACCGGAAGTTCTGGACTACACCATCGGGGTGAATGCAGGGACCCATTGGGAAGTTGTTTTTAATTCTGACGATGAGCAATACAGCGGAAGCGGGATTCAGGCTGAAATTCTGAATGAACGGTACGAAGATTGGATGAGACATCCCAAAGCGGTGACCTTAAAGCTTCCTCCGCTGGCAGGAATTATTTTGCGCCAGAAAAAAGATAAAAAGTATAAATTACACCGAATAAAACATAAAAAGTAA
- a CDS encoding alpha/beta hydrolase-fold protein → MRFELYTEESDDRAVYITGNFNNWNPRDRNYQLKQLDPHSYFIEIDDQVLPDTVEYKFTKGGWENVELDKYGSITPNRKAQKTAGKTSDSIEKWRLNWGPFKKEFFPIAEVISEEFYIPQLERYRKIWAVLPYDYYVSDKSYPVLYLQDAQNLFNEGSGYGNWEIDKKLSILAEYGRGDVIIIAIEHGSEERINEYIFDNDNVANGSEGKKYIRFITDTLKPFVDEHYRTKKDRENTGIGGSSLGALISIYSGFLYPEVYSKLLIFSPSLWVEPNNNFPMMSFRVPFKTKIYLYGGGQEGSKMVKRIHVFEEYLKRWEKKNLFDFEFRTSINPEGTHSEFYWSQEFPRAIEWLFYDNTENPVEVKPQQQSIKN, encoded by the coding sequence ATGAGGTTTGAACTTTATACAGAAGAAAGCGACGACAGAGCGGTGTATATCACCGGAAATTTCAACAACTGGAACCCCAGAGACCGCAATTATCAGCTTAAACAGCTGGATCCACACTCCTACTTTATAGAAATAGATGACCAGGTTCTTCCGGACACGGTAGAATACAAATTCACCAAAGGAGGCTGGGAAAATGTAGAACTGGATAAATACGGAAGTATTACCCCCAACCGCAAAGCGCAAAAAACAGCAGGAAAAACATCTGACAGTATTGAAAAGTGGAGACTCAACTGGGGTCCGTTCAAAAAAGAGTTTTTTCCGATCGCTGAAGTTATTTCGGAGGAATTTTATATTCCGCAGCTGGAACGTTACCGCAAGATATGGGCTGTACTCCCCTATGATTATTATGTATCGGACAAAAGCTACCCAGTCCTCTATCTTCAGGATGCCCAGAATCTTTTCAATGAAGGAAGCGGCTACGGCAACTGGGAAATCGACAAAAAGCTGTCTATCCTTGCCGAATACGGGCGTGGTGACGTTATTATTATCGCAATAGAACATGGGAGCGAGGAACGCATCAATGAGTATATTTTTGATAATGACAATGTAGCAAACGGCTCTGAAGGAAAAAAATACATCCGCTTCATTACGGATACCTTAAAACCTTTTGTGGATGAACACTACCGCACAAAGAAAGACCGGGAGAATACGGGGATTGGGGGTAGCTCTTTAGGTGCACTGATCAGCATTTACAGCGGATTCTTATATCCTGAAGTATATTCCAAGCTTCTGATCTTCTCACCATCACTTTGGGTGGAACCTAATAATAACTTCCCTATGATGAGCTTCAGGGTGCCTTTCAAAACAAAGATCTACCTCTACGGAGGCGGCCAGGAAGGTTCTAAAATGGTAAAAAGAATCCATGTTTTTGAAGAGTATCTGAAGCGTTGGGAAAAGAAAAATCTTTTTGATTTTGAATTCAGGACCAGCATCAACCCGGAAGGTACACACAGTGAGTTCTACTGGTCTCAGGAGTTTCCGAGAGCTATTGAATGGCTGTTTTATGACAATACGGAAAACCCGGTAGAAGTAAAGCCACAGCAACAGAGTATTAAAAATTAA
- a CDS encoding leucyl aminopeptidase family protein encodes MKLINKKNKNYTQIFQLFTEEAWEKARKKHHKNLATLFSGKKNEVFIQADEDSIIYMIGLGKSTLQNFEIQQVAVKFSQTQKDKLQTTPTLVLADFMNEKQFEEFIKGLLLGTYTYPFDRKHAFWNPQFEIHFENFSQKKLDAVLSKAEALTNGQTACQEWLNKPANLKKPDILSSYLKNLAKKYDFKYTVFNRKKCEELGLGAYLSVNQGSAYDAAFTIIEYKTSVKNAKTFGLVGKCVLFDTGGISLKDHTNMHYMKSDMGGATAVIGALIYAAEMNLPVNIVAVLPITDNAISEKAFLPSDVITAYNGKTIEVLNTDAEGRMILADGLSYLAKNYKTDFLIDLATLTGSSVRMFGDTCGAMFSNNEELKNRLIKTGDQTNQRVWNLPLWDIWKDDIQSDVADLKNISMKPIGDCIIAAKFLEQFTENHPKWAHLDIAGVAFGSMGYAKEKAATGYGVQLLADLIENYQ; translated from the coding sequence ATGAAATTAATCAACAAAAAAAATAAAAACTATACCCAGATCTTTCAGCTTTTCACCGAAGAAGCCTGGGAAAAAGCAAGAAAAAAGCACCATAAAAATCTTGCTACCCTGTTTTCCGGAAAAAAAAATGAAGTTTTTATCCAGGCAGATGAAGACAGCATTATTTATATGATCGGGTTAGGAAAATCAACCCTGCAGAATTTTGAAATCCAGCAGGTAGCCGTTAAATTCTCCCAGACCCAGAAAGATAAACTTCAGACTACTCCGACCCTCGTACTGGCAGATTTCATGAATGAAAAACAGTTTGAAGAATTTATCAAAGGATTGCTGCTGGGAACTTACACCTATCCTTTTGATCGAAAGCATGCGTTCTGGAATCCTCAGTTTGAAATTCATTTTGAAAATTTTAGTCAGAAAAAATTAGATGCCGTCCTTTCAAAAGCGGAAGCACTGACCAATGGGCAAACCGCGTGTCAGGAATGGCTGAATAAGCCTGCCAATCTTAAAAAGCCTGATATCTTAAGTTCATATTTAAAAAATTTAGCCAAAAAATATGATTTTAAATATACGGTCTTCAACAGAAAAAAATGTGAAGAGCTGGGACTTGGAGCTTACCTGTCGGTCAATCAGGGAAGTGCTTATGATGCCGCTTTCACAATCATCGAATATAAAACTTCCGTTAAGAATGCTAAAACATTTGGACTGGTAGGAAAATGTGTTCTTTTTGACACAGGAGGTATTTCACTGAAAGACCATACCAATATGCATTATATGAAATCTGACATGGGTGGCGCCACAGCGGTTATCGGAGCCTTGATCTATGCCGCAGAAATGAATCTTCCCGTAAATATTGTGGCAGTGCTTCCTATCACAGACAATGCCATTTCTGAAAAGGCTTTCCTGCCGAGCGACGTCATTACAGCATATAACGGAAAAACCATTGAGGTTCTCAATACCGATGCGGAAGGCAGAATGATCCTTGCAGACGGCCTGTCTTATCTTGCCAAAAATTACAAGACGGATTTTCTTATCGATCTTGCTACCCTTACCGGAAGCTCCGTGAGAATGTTCGGGGATACCTGCGGTGCGATGTTTTCAAATAATGAAGAATTGAAAAACCGGTTAATAAAAACCGGAGACCAAACCAATCAGAGGGTCTGGAACCTGCCTTTATGGGACATCTGGAAAGATGACATCCAGTCTGATGTGGCCGACCTTAAGAACATCTCCATGAAGCCTATCGGGGACTGTATTATTGCCGCCAAATTTCTCGAACAGTTTACAGAAAACCACCCAAAATGGGCCCATCTGGATATTGCAGGGGTTGCCTTTGGAAGTATGGGATATGCTAAGGAAAAAGCAGCAACCGGCTATGGAGTACAATTACTGGCCGATTTAATTGAAAATTATCAGTAA
- a CDS encoding ATP-grasp domain-containing protein, whose translation MEEKIIVCISCYYKGYDFMDEMKKLGNKIILVTSESLKEKNWPWHAIDEVFYMAELRPSVWNLEHLIQGFSHLMKTRKVDAVVALDDYDVEKAALIRETFRIPGMGQTTHRYFRDKLAMRQKAKDSGISVPEFTAVFNNDEVNSFVDKVPAPWVLKPRSEASASGIKKFSSKDELWDELEALGDERHLFLLESFKPGDVYHVDSLTFNKEIVFTSASKYLAPPMQVSHEGGVFRSKTLGRYSEEFKALDEANTKVLSSFGLLNGATHTEFIRGKADGKWYFLETSSRVGGAHIPDLVEASSNINIWREWARIEDALLRGNHYETAKPTGYYSGLIVALIKDKEPDYSTFESEEVVKFLPIDHHVGIVYKSSDPEVIQERLDSAAEKIQADMLNILPPKTNLTKLKKP comes from the coding sequence ATGGAGGAGAAAATCATAGTGTGTATTTCATGCTATTATAAGGGCTATGACTTCATGGATGAAATGAAGAAGCTCGGTAATAAAATTATTTTGGTCACCTCGGAAAGCCTGAAAGAAAAAAACTGGCCGTGGCATGCTATTGACGAGGTATTTTATATGGCTGAATTAAGACCGTCGGTCTGGAATCTGGAACATCTCATCCAGGGATTCTCTCATCTTATGAAAACCAGAAAAGTAGATGCCGTAGTGGCACTGGATGACTATGATGTGGAAAAAGCAGCACTCATCAGGGAAACTTTCCGCATTCCGGGGATGGGGCAAACTACCCACCGGTACTTCAGAGACAAGCTGGCTATGCGCCAGAAAGCGAAAGATTCGGGGATCAGTGTCCCGGAATTTACCGCTGTTTTTAATAATGATGAAGTCAACAGCTTTGTAGATAAAGTTCCGGCTCCGTGGGTATTGAAACCACGATCGGAAGCATCCGCATCAGGAATAAAAAAGTTTTCTTCCAAAGATGAACTCTGGGACGAGCTGGAAGCCTTGGGTGACGAAAGACACCTGTTTTTACTGGAAAGCTTTAAACCGGGAGATGTTTATCATGTAGACAGCCTGACATTCAATAAAGAAATTGTGTTCACATCAGCCTCCAAATATCTTGCTCCCCCTATGCAGGTTTCTCATGAAGGCGGTGTATTCCGATCAAAAACATTAGGAAGATATTCTGAAGAATTCAAAGCCCTGGATGAAGCGAATACCAAAGTTCTGTCCAGTTTCGGACTGCTTAACGGAGCCACCCACACCGAATTTATCCGCGGAAAAGCAGACGGGAAATGGTATTTCCTGGAAACCTCCTCCAGAGTGGGAGGTGCGCATATTCCGGACCTCGTGGAAGCATCCAGCAACATTAATATCTGGCGAGAGTGGGCCAGAATTGAAGACGCTCTGCTTCGTGGAAACCATTATGAAACAGCTAAGCCTACCGGCTATTATTCCGGTCTGATCGTAGCCCTGATCAAAGACAAAGAGCCCGACTACAGCACCTTTGAAAGTGAAGAAGTAGTGAAGTTCCTTCCCATTGATCATCACGTAGGAATTGTTTACAAATCAAGCGATCCGGAAGTGATCCAGGAAAGGCTCGACAGTGCTGCCGAAAAAATACAGGCTGACATGCTGAATATCCTTCCGCCCAAAACAAACCTTACTAAATTAAAAAAACCATAA
- a CDS encoding alpha/beta hydrolase-fold protein yields the protein MPHIEHTDYYSNILGTSLKVEVTGHYGHPIIMFPTSQGQYTQNHDFHLNGSINWFIEQGKVKLYNVQTIDGWSFYDDKISPQSRIKNYELYVQFLIQEFVPYIQKIHKTHRVAVAGASFGGYHAANFAFRFPDVVSHLFCLSGAFSIRNFMDGYSDELVYFNCPREFVRNDEAWKYKHMHIVLSTSDQDICKDKNIEMAEILSVKGIDFWYDERKWINHDWPLWRMVFPTFIGTFFS from the coding sequence ATGCCGCATATAGAACATACAGATTATTACTCAAATATATTAGGAACAAGCCTTAAAGTAGAAGTTACGGGACATTACGGACATCCCATCATTATGTTTCCTACTTCTCAGGGCCAGTACACTCAAAATCATGATTTCCACCTTAACGGAAGCATCAACTGGTTTATAGAACAGGGGAAAGTGAAGCTTTACAATGTTCAGACCATCGACGGCTGGAGTTTTTATGATGACAAGATTTCGCCTCAGAGCAGAATAAAAAATTATGAACTGTATGTGCAGTTCCTGATTCAGGAATTTGTACCGTACATCCAGAAGATCCACAAAACCCACCGTGTAGCTGTGGCCGGAGCAAGCTTTGGCGGATATCATGCAGCCAATTTTGCATTCAGGTTTCCGGATGTGGTTTCCCATCTGTTTTGCCTTTCGGGAGCATTCAGCATAAGAAATTTCATGGACGGATATTCGGATGAGCTGGTATATTTCAATTGTCCGAGGGAATTTGTAAGGAATGATGAAGCCTGGAAATACAAGCATATGCACATTGTTCTGAGCACCTCTGATCAGGATATCTGCAAAGATAAAAATATTGAAATGGCAGAAATACTGAGTGTAAAAGGGATTGACTTCTGGTATGACGAAAGAAAATGGATCAATCATGACTGGCCGTTATGGAGAATGGTATTTCCGACATTTATCGGTACATTTTTTTCTTAA
- a CDS encoding ATP-grasp domain-containing protein, whose product MAKKVGILFGMEDTFPWAFIDKVNELGGGEVVAEAVNIDKLEQGADYGYAVIIDRISQDVPFYRAYLKNAALNGTYVINNPFWWSADEKFFNNALMTKLGIPLPKTVLLPSHERPTDTSETSFRNLKFPHDWEYIFNYVGFPAYMKPHDGGGWKSVYRVENPEDLWDKLSETEQLVMMVQEEIVFDDYYRVYCLGKKYVHIMPYEPRNPHHLRYATTHQTQGEDLEKLLKTIHDYTIKMNEALGYDFNTVEFAIRDGIPYAIDFCNPAPDADKNSVGEENFAWIVEHAAKLAIEKAKEYVPGTPNISWGTFVKDSVK is encoded by the coding sequence ATGGCAAAAAAAGTGGGAATTCTATTCGGTATGGAAGATACGTTTCCTTGGGCATTTATCGATAAGGTGAACGAGCTGGGCGGCGGAGAAGTTGTTGCTGAAGCAGTAAATATCGACAAACTTGAGCAGGGTGCTGATTATGGGTATGCGGTGATTATCGACAGAATTTCACAGGATGTTCCTTTCTACAGAGCGTATCTTAAAAATGCAGCGCTTAACGGCACTTATGTTATCAATAACCCGTTCTGGTGGAGTGCAGATGAAAAGTTTTTCAATAATGCATTAATGACAAAACTGGGAATTCCGCTTCCTAAGACGGTATTGCTGCCTTCACACGAAAGGCCTACGGATACTTCAGAAACATCGTTCAGAAACCTGAAATTCCCTCACGATTGGGAATATATTTTTAACTATGTCGGTTTTCCCGCTTATATGAAACCTCATGACGGCGGCGGATGGAAAAGCGTATACCGTGTGGAAAATCCGGAAGACCTTTGGGATAAATTAAGCGAAACCGAACAGCTGGTAATGATGGTGCAGGAAGAAATTGTTTTTGACGATTACTACAGGGTGTATTGTCTGGGTAAAAAATATGTCCACATTATGCCTTACGAACCGCGTAACCCTCATCACCTGAGATATGCCACCACGCATCAGACCCAGGGAGAAGATCTTGAAAAACTGCTGAAAACAATTCATGACTATACCATAAAAATGAATGAAGCGCTTGGCTATGATTTCAATACCGTAGAGTTTGCGATCAGAGACGGGATTCCGTATGCAATAGATTTCTGTAATCCTGCTCCTGATGCTGATAAAAACTCTGTAGGTGAAGAAAACTTTGCATGGATTGTAGAGCATGCTGCTAAGCTTGCCATTGAAAAAGCTAAAGAATACGTTCCCGGAACGCCTAATATTTCCTGGGGTACGTTTGTAAAAGACTCCGTAAAATAA
- a CDS encoding carboxylate-amine ligase, translating to MHQFTIGIEEEYQIIDVESRDLISHVSKIIEGGKAVLSENLKHEMHESMIEMETGICQNIKEARAELTNLRRHLINTAHEQGLRVSGGGTHPFSNWEHNTITNGERYNKIVDDMGDVARGNLIFGLHVHIGIPNREEGVRIQNVMRYFLPHVYALSTNSPFWIGRNTGFKSYRQEIFVKFPRTGIPSYFNSLAEFDSYVDLLVKTGTIDNAKKIWWDLRVHPFYPTIEFRICDMPLRIDETVCMAAIMQSLVAKIYKLHQQNLSFRSYRRLLLNENKWRASKSGIEAHLIDFGKEESVPYPHLLKELLEFIDDVVDELDCRKEVEYAWTILENGTGADRQLKVFRETGDLTKVVDYMISETEYGITHEGNAS from the coding sequence ATGCATCAATTTACTATTGGAATCGAAGAAGAATATCAGATCATTGATGTTGAAAGCAGAGACTTAATATCTCATGTTTCCAAAATCATTGAAGGCGGTAAAGCGGTTTTAAGTGAGAATTTAAAGCACGAAATGCATGAATCCATGATTGAAATGGAAACCGGCATCTGCCAGAATATTAAAGAAGCCAGAGCCGAACTGACCAACCTGAGAAGACATCTGATCAATACCGCCCATGAACAGGGACTTCGGGTATCAGGAGGCGGAACCCATCCTTTTTCGAACTGGGAACATAATACGATCACGAACGGTGAACGTTACAACAAAATTGTAGATGATATGGGAGATGTTGCCCGCGGAAATTTGATTTTCGGGCTTCACGTTCATATCGGAATTCCCAACCGTGAAGAAGGCGTAAGAATTCAGAATGTGATGCGTTATTTCCTTCCGCACGTTTATGCGCTTTCAACCAATTCCCCTTTCTGGATAGGAAGAAATACAGGTTTCAAATCGTACAGACAGGAAATTTTTGTCAAGTTTCCAAGGACAGGTATCCCAAGTTATTTCAATTCATTAGCTGAATTTGACAGCTATGTAGACCTTCTTGTAAAAACCGGAACCATTGACAATGCCAAGAAAATCTGGTGGGATCTGCGGGTCCATCCGTTCTACCCTACGATTGAGTTCAGGATTTGTGATATGCCTTTAAGGATAGACGAAACGGTTTGTATGGCGGCCATTATGCAAAGTTTAGTCGCGAAAATCTATAAACTTCACCAGCAGAACTTAAGTTTCAGAAGCTACAGAAGATTATTGCTGAACGAAAACAAATGGAGAGCATCCAAAAGCGGTATTGAAGCCCATCTGATTGATTTCGGGAAAGAGGAATCCGTTCCTTATCCGCATCTTCTTAAGGAATTACTGGAATTCATTGATGATGTGGTGGATGAACTCGACTGCAGAAAAGAAGTGGAATATGCCTGGACCATTCTGGAAAACGGAACAGGAGCCGACAGACAGCTTAAAGTTTTCCGTGAGACCGGCGATCTTACCAAAGTAGTAGACTATATGATCTCTGAAACAGAGTATGGCATAACACATGAAGGAAACGCTTCATAA
- a CDS encoding type 1 glutamine amidotransferase codes for MKDIRIALIDMNNNHVNQGFRNIKEISEAFQQSSEENVIIETFDVRFKNEMPDINDFDIFISSGGPGNPHREGLEWEERYAAFLDGVLEHNQYHEDKKYLFLICHSFQLASIHWKLGNICKRRSYSFGVMPVHKTEEGEQEFLFKNLQDPFYAVDSRAYQFIEPDMARFEELGMKITAIEKFRPHINLERAVMAVRFSDEIFGTQFHPEADPKGMIENLKDEKNKEAMIENFGMEKYLETVDRIDDEDKIILTRSQILPRFLQSAKKNILKGCEVLA; via the coding sequence ATGAAAGATATTCGAATTGCATTGATTGACATGAACAACAACCATGTGAATCAAGGCTTTAGAAATATTAAAGAGATCTCGGAAGCATTCCAGCAAAGCTCTGAGGAAAATGTAATTATTGAAACATTTGACGTAAGGTTCAAAAATGAAATGCCTGACATCAATGATTTCGATATCTTTATTTCTTCAGGCGGACCGGGGAATCCACACCGGGAAGGTCTTGAATGGGAAGAACGCTATGCCGCTTTTCTGGATGGTGTCCTGGAGCACAACCAGTATCATGAAGATAAAAAATACCTGTTCCTGATCTGCCATTCATTCCAATTGGCAAGCATTCACTGGAAACTGGGAAATATCTGCAAAAGAAGATCCTATTCTTTCGGAGTAATGCCGGTTCACAAAACGGAAGAAGGCGAGCAGGAGTTTTTATTCAAAAATCTTCAGGACCCTTTCTACGCGGTAGATTCCAGGGCGTATCAATTTATTGAGCCGGATATGGCACGTTTTGAAGAACTGGGAATGAAAATCACGGCTATTGAGAAATTCAGACCGCATATCAACCTGGAAAGAGCGGTTATGGCCGTACGGTTTTCAGATGAAATATTCGGAACCCAGTTTCATCCGGAAGCTGATCCAAAAGGCATGATTGAAAATCTTAAGGACGAGAAAAATAAAGAAGCGATGATCGAGAACTTCGGAATGGAGAAATATCTTGAAACCGTAGACAGAATTGACGATGAAGACAAGATCATCCTTACCAGAAGCCAGATCCTGCCGAGATTCCTTCAATCCGCAAAAAAAAACATCTTGAAGGGATGTGAGGTTTTAGCTTAA
- a CDS encoding ATP-grasp domain-containing protein produces MIPKYRKQFNQEFSQEKYSQLKESLAQKGGIEPAFRISESPLFLTNEFKNKLLDASESIIDQIKELPAEVLYKAVPDNCRVLNDTCQPHFFTIDFGICRSDNGAIEPQLIELQAFPSLYAFQKTFEDTFCEVYPFLSEIKNKMPHDDFKNHLKKLIIGEENPQHVILLEIFPEKQKTAIDFALTEKLLGIKTVCLTKVKKEGKKLFYENDGKPTEIKRIYNRVIFDELDRIPDLKAGFDFRDELDVQWITHPNWFFKISKYLLPMLNHQFVPKSYFLHEFPDTENLENFVLKPLFSFAGSGVNLNPTREITEAIEDKENYILQRKVNYEPIFEDINGEFSKAEIRLLYIWHENEDRPVLLENLGRMTKAAMVNVDFNKKDAIWIGSSNAFFAEE; encoded by the coding sequence ATGATCCCGAAATACAGAAAACAGTTCAATCAGGAGTTTTCACAGGAAAAATACAGCCAGCTTAAAGAATCCCTGGCACAAAAAGGAGGCATAGAACCGGCCTTCAGAATTTCAGAAAGCCCACTTTTCCTTACGAATGAGTTTAAAAACAAACTTCTGGATGCCAGCGAAAGCATTATAGACCAGATTAAAGAACTTCCTGCTGAAGTCCTCTATAAAGCTGTTCCCGATAACTGCAGGGTTCTCAATGATACCTGTCAGCCCCACTTTTTCACCATTGATTTCGGCATCTGCCGCAGCGATAACGGAGCAATTGAGCCACAGCTTATAGAGCTTCAGGCCTTTCCGTCTCTGTATGCCTTTCAAAAGACTTTTGAGGATACGTTCTGCGAGGTGTATCCTTTTCTTTCGGAAATTAAAAACAAAATGCCCCATGATGATTTTAAAAATCATTTAAAAAAACTGATCATAGGGGAAGAAAACCCTCAACATGTTATCCTGCTTGAAATATTTCCTGAGAAACAGAAAACAGCCATTGATTTCGCCTTAACGGAGAAATTATTAGGAATTAAAACCGTATGTCTGACCAAAGTGAAAAAAGAAGGCAAAAAATTATTCTATGAAAACGATGGAAAGCCTACTGAAATCAAAAGAATCTACAACCGTGTGATTTTTGATGAGCTGGACAGGATTCCCGACTTAAAAGCAGGCTTTGATTTCCGTGACGAACTTGATGTACAATGGATCACCCACCCTAACTGGTTCTTTAAGATCTCAAAGTACCTTCTTCCGATGCTGAATCATCAGTTTGTTCCGAAAAGCTACTTTCTCCACGAGTTTCCGGACACTGAAAACCTTGAAAATTTTGTACTGAAACCTTTATTTTCATTTGCCGGAAGCGGAGTAAATCTGAACCCAACAAGAGAAATTACGGAAGCTATTGAAGATAAAGAAAATTATATTCTGCAGCGAAAAGTAAACTACGAACCGATCTTTGAAGATATCAACGGAGAATTTTCAAAAGCGGAAATCCGCCTTCTCTATATCTGGCATGAAAATGAAGACCGTCCCGTTCTCCTTGAAAACCTGGGAAGAATGACCAAAGCTGCGATGGTGAATGTGGATTTTAACAAAAAAGATGCGATCTGGATTGGAAGTTCCAATGCGTTTTTTGCGGAGGAATAA